A portion of the candidate division WOR-3 bacterium genome contains these proteins:
- a CDS encoding T9SS type A sorting domain-containing protein: protein LAFCSLLFAQPYRCDWQVVATGGGELAGTYRCGATIGQTATGILSGENLLAYIGFWCPEVVTGIDEKEPFRWEMSTIKETRLYPPFPNPFTRTIQIRYTLNTERQTLIQVCDISGRVIKTLLNSNQNPGRYTLFWDAKDSRGRTVASGVYICRFLAGDYQRNTKLILQR, encoded by the coding sequence CCTTGCTTTCTGCTCCCTTCTCTTTGCGCAACCTTACCGCTGCGACTGGCAGGTTGTTGCCACTGGTGGTGGTGAACTGGCAGGAACTTACCGCTGTGGTGCAACCATCGGTCAGACCGCAACCGGAATCCTCTCTGGTGAAAATCTCCTTGCCTACATCGGCTTCTGGTGTCCTGAGGTTGTTACCGGGATAGATGAGAAAGAGCCTTTCCGCTGGGAGATGAGCACCATCAAGGAGACCAGGCTCTATCCGCCCTTTCCCAACCCCTTTACCCGCACCATCCAGATTCGCTACACCCTCAACACCGAACGGCAAACCCTCATCCAGGTCTGTGACATCTCCGGCAGGGTGATAAAAACCCTCTTGAACTCAAATCAGAACCCGGGCAGATACACCCTTTTCTGGGACGCTAAGGACAGCAGAGGCAGAACTGTTGCCAGTGGTGTTTACATCTGCCGCTTCCTTGCTGGTGACTACCAGCGCAACACCAAACTCATCCTCCAGCGCTGA